The DNA window TGGTGACAGATGAAGATGAACAACCGAAAGTGAATCAACTTATAACAGAAACCCTAATCACGAAGGAGCAAGCTACTCGGAAATTGTGGGTGGATGTTATCAGCGAGAATCGGAATCCTGCAAAAGGTATGTCGATGGCATATGTTGCGCCAAACCTTGTTAATGGTAAAGTGGAAATTGAAATTGAGCGTGAGGATATAGAGACTGAAATTCAATTCTGGGAAAATGCTTTGATTCTATATGTGATGGGGGAGAATCTCAGCATGAACACGGTGAAAAATTACATGATGAAATTTTGGAATTTTGTGCAAACACCTGATTTGTATTACAATGAGGAAGGGTATTTTCTGGCAAGATTCAAGACTTTTGAGGAAAGGGAGGCTGTAATGATGAAGGGACCATACACCATCAAGAACATGCCAATGATCCTGAAGGAATGGTATCCGGAATTCAATCTGAAACGGGACCTGATGCGCACAATCCCAATATGGATCAAGTTACCTCAACTACCCCTGCACCTCTGGGGTGTAAAGAGCTTGAACAAGATTGGTAGTGCCCTGGGAACCCCTTTGGTGACTGATGAATGCACAACCAGTAAGTTGCGTGTTTCCTATGCAAGAATCCTTGTTGAAGTTGATATTACTCAACCTATGCTGCAGGAAATTTCCATCAAAGATGTTGAAGGAAGGGTAATTCAACAGGAAGTGGCATATGAATGGAAACCCTCTTTCTGTGAGAAGTGTCAGAAGCTGGGACACCAATGTAATGCTCCACGAAAGATGCAGAAATGACAACCAAAGCTGAAGCCACCTAAAGATATCAGTAAACAGGTCTCAACTGCTACACTTGCGAAGACTGTAGTGCAGGAACTAACACGTACTACTAAGAATCCTATATTGAAAGTACAAGAAACAAATGAACCAAATGCTGAGCCCTGGACTGTGATAAAGAGTAACACTAGAGGTAAGCATACTCTTCAAGTTGAAGATACATCTGGCATCAATTGTGTTAATGGCTTTGAGGCATTAGAGGTTTTGAATGACCTGCTAACTGCCACAAGCTCTAGAGGATGATTGTGTCCTGGAATATTAGGGGACTAAATAAAGTAGGCAAAATCAAGGAGATTAGTTCCCGTCTCCATGAGATTAAACCTACTATTATGATCCTACTTGAAACTCGTGTGAAAAGAGATAAGACTGCTAAGGTCAGAGAGAAACTTCATCTTACTGAGTATTTTGTAGATAACTATGATGAGCATGATAATGGCAGGATCTGTATAGGGTGGAATGGTGTGCAGGTTGAGGTCCACAAAATGCTCAGCTCGAGTCAAATGGTTCACTGCATGGTAAAGGACAATAATGGTATGTGTGAATTTTGGCTGACTGCTGTGTATGCTCACAACCAGCTTGATAAGAGAAGAATTCTGTGGAAAGACATTGAGCAAATTCATAAAAATGTCACTGGCCCTTGGTGTGTAATTGGTGATTTCAACAATGTTGCTAGGGCTGAGGATCGTATTGGTGGCAAGGTGGTCACTGAGAATGAATACATTGACATGCAGAATATGATGGTGCAAACTGGATTAAGTGAGATGGACAGCTCAGGGGATTATTTTACTTGGTTCAATAAGCACACTATTGACCCAATTTATTCCAGGATAGACAGGCTTCTTGGTAATGTTGATTGGTTTCAATCACATCTTGATACTAGCCTTACTATTTTACCCCCATGTATATCTGATCATGCTCTTTTGTTGGTTAGTACTGCTAAGGTGGAGGCAAAGCCAAAGAGGCAGTTCATGTTCAGTAATTGCCTTGTGGATATGACTGGTTTTACTGATGTTGTGCAGGATAGTTGGATGCAGAGTATTGGTGGGCCTCCTATGATGGTGCTTTGGAAGAAATTAAAGAGATTACAAAGTGTGCTTAGAAGATTCAGTCGACCACTGAATTACCTGAAGCAGGACTTGGTTAAAGCCAGAGATAGTTTGACTCAAGCCCAGAGTGAACTCACAAAAAATAGATGGGATGTTAGCATCATTAAGAAAGTGAAAATATGCACTGAAAAagtgatttaattaaatgaattGGAGGAGAGTTTGCTGAGACAGAAATCAAAAATTGAATGGATCAGGCTTGGAGATGGGAACAACACATTCTTCCATGCTTCTATTAAAGCCAAGAATCAGGCCAAGAGTATGAAAGGGCTTCAAAAAATTGATGGTACCATGATTCAGAATCAGGAGGACTTGGAAAAAGAGATTTTGGAGTTGTTTAGAGACCTTATGGGAAGAGAGGTGAGCAACTTGCAGCATGTGGATATTGAAGCTATGAGAAAGGGGCCCCAACGGAATATGATGCAAAGGGAGTTATTGATTAAACAACCTACTGATGAGGAGATTGAGAAGGCTCTGGATGGCATTGGAGACCTCAAATCTCCAGGTATGGATGGTTTTGGTTCCAACTTTTTCAAGTCTTGCTGGCATATTATAAAGAATGATGTTATTGCTGCTGTTAGGGAATTCTTTGATACAAGGCATATCTATAAGGCTTTCAACAGCACTGTGGTGACCCTTATTCCTAAGGGTGATAGCCCTAAGGGAGTTAGGGATTTTAGGCCCATAGCTGGATGCACCACTTTTTACAAGATTGTATCTAGAATTATGACCAATAGATTAGGCAGTGTGTTACCTAGTATTGTGAGCAACTGTCAGGCAGCTTTCGTTCCAGGGCAGGTTATGCACAATCACATTCTTTTGGCCTATGAATTGTTGAAGGGGTATGGCAGAAAAGGGGGTTCTCCTAGGGTGATGATGCAATTAGATTTACAAAAAGCCTATGACATGGTTAATTGGAGAGCCATGGAGGTTATTCTGCAGGAGATTGGGTTACCTAGGAAGTTCATTGATTGGATAATGGCGAGTGTCACCTCTGTCTCATACAAGTTCAATGTTAATGGGAGTTTGACTGATTTTATGCAAGCAAAGAGAGGGATCAGACAGGGTGATCCTTTGTCACCCTTACTCTTTGTGATCATCATGGAGTATATGCATCGCATTATGCAGAAGATGCAGCTTGATCTTGGTTTCAAACACCATACAAAGTGTAAAAAGCTTAAACTGACTAATCTGATTTTTGCAGATGATGTTCTACTTTTCTGTAAAGGTGATCCCACATCTGTTGAGAAGATCCAGAGTGCTTTCAAGACTTTCACTGATTCCACTGGCCTAATAGCTAACCCCACTAAGAGCACTATGTTTTGTGGTGGGGTTGACACTCATATGCAACAAAGACTACATGCTATTACTGGGTTCAAGGAAGGTTCTTTCCCTGTTAAATACCTTGGTGTTCCCCTGACCCATAAGAGGCTGAGTATCCAACACCACTTGCCTCTTATTGACAAGATTGTGGCTCGAATCCACCACTGGACCAGCAAATTACTGACATATGCAGGTAGAATTCAACTGGTAAAGAGCATCATAGCTGCCATTGCACAAAATTGGATGAGCTGCTTCCCTCTTCCAAAGTTTGTGCTGAAGAAGATTGATAGCATTTGTAGAAGTTTTATATGGACAGGGACTGAACAAAGCAAAAAAAGCCCCATAGCCTGGGATAGTGTTTGCAGACCTTATGCTCAGGGAGGTTTGCAAGTCATCAATTTGTAGGTATGGAATACTGTGCTGATGCTAAAGTGCCTTTGGAACCTTTGTAGAATGGCTGAGAATTTGTGGGTTCAATGGATGCATAGCTATTATTTTGCAAAAACTGGAGTTATGACATATGATATAAAGGCTAGTAACAGTTGGATAGCTAAACGCATTCTGAGTCAAAGAGGAATTATACCCGAGGTGCAGCATGAATGGGAAGCTTCTTTCCAAAGGCAAAAGTTCAAAGTGAGTACTTTTTATAATTGCTTAATTGATAATGGAAACCGGGTCATTTGGAGGAACATTCTGAGAAATAATAAAGCAAGGCCTCGTGCAACTTTTTGTCTTTGGGTTTCTTGTCATAATAGATTGGCAACTAAAGTTAGAATGGCTAGATTGGGATTTCTGCCAGGCGAAGTGACAACTTGCAGTTTGTGtaagcttgaggaagaagatatggAACACTTGTTCTTTGAGTGTCCTATTACTGGAGGCGTTTGGGCTAGTATTCTGGATTGGATTGATGTCAAACACCAACATCAGAATTGGAATGCTGAACTCTGCTGGATATCTAACATTGCAAATAGGAAAGGTTGGAAAATGGAGTTGTTGAAAGTGGCTCTAGCTGAAACCGTATACGGTATTTGGACCATGAGAAACAAAATTTGTTTTGATGGTATAGGAAACAGTCTTTGTATAGAGAATAGTATAAAAGATACTATACTATATAGGGTTTGGCAGTATAGAAAGCTTCGtatacatattgccaatttgatgTTATAGGTTTTCCTAGTTTTTCGTATAGGTTGGATCTCTATTAGATCACCTTGCTTTGTATTGGTTTTCTGAATTAATATATattctttgattaaaaaaaaaaagtttagttGGGTAAATACACAATATCTAATTATGGAACAATAGGTAGcttttctataataatttaatttcaaaaaaaatttcaaaaaaattttgcTAAAAAATATTAGTACCCAATCAAAACTTACTAAAACTTACTAGTACTTAAGaatttacctttttttttattaaaacctttatattaatatatgataAATTTTACATTAATGCATTTATgctctctaaaaaaaaaaattgaagtgaTCATTATCGATAGTCCCATGTAACCAAAAGTAATAAGATAGAGACTCTCAAGAACCTTAACTGCTTCTACCCTTGCTTCTTCTATCTCAGGCACTGCTTCTTCTATCTCGGGGtttccattttcttcaaagtttttccATAGCAAACCCGTCAAGCAGAATACGACCACAGTGCTGGGAAAGACTCCGAACATAACTCAAGGAGGTATTAAGAAACACAAATAAAGACAACTACATAATGAAAATGATAAAGCCGGAGTCATATATGTATTTTGAGGTGTGCTATAGGCTCTTCAAAATTGAGCACTAGCCCTCATGCTTACTGGTCAATAAAATATTCTCTAAATAGTATCCTAAGAATAAGAAGCCTAGCA is part of the Vicia villosa cultivar HV-30 ecotype Madison, WI unplaced genomic scaffold, Vvil1.0 ctg.002507F_1_1, whole genome shotgun sequence genome and encodes:
- the LOC131639037 gene encoding uncharacterized protein LOC131639037; the protein is MAENLWVQWMHSYYFAKTGVMTYDIKASNSWIAKRILSQRGIIPEVQHEWEASFQRQKFKVSTFYNCLIDNGNRVIWRNILRNNKARPRATFCLWVSCHNRLATKVRMARLGFLPGEVTTCSLCKLEEEDMEHLFFECPITGGVWASILDWIDVKHQHQNWNAELCWISNIANRKGWKMELLKVALAETVYGIWTMRNKICFDGIGNSLCIENSIKDTILYRVWQYRKLRIHIANLML